A genome region from Pseudomonas sp. N3-W includes the following:
- a CDS encoding ATP-binding cassette domain-containing protein yields the protein MSADNAYAVELKGLSFKRGARSIFNNIDIRIPRGKVTGIMGPSGCGKTTLLRLMGAQLRPSSGEVWVNGQNLPNLSRSDLFDARKHMGVLFQSGALFTDLDVFENVAFPLRVHTQLPEEMIRDIVLLKLQAVGLRGAIDLMPDELSGGMKRRVALARAIALDPQILMYDEPFVGQDPIAMGVLVRLIRLLNDALGITSIVVSHDLAETASIADYIYVVGDGQVLGQGTPDELMNSEEPRIRQFMTGDPDGPVAYHFPATDYRADLLGKR from the coding sequence ATGAGTGCCGATAACGCCTACGCGGTCGAGCTGAAGGGACTGTCCTTCAAGCGCGGTGCGCGCAGCATTTTCAATAACATCGATATCCGCATCCCGCGCGGCAAGGTCACCGGCATCATGGGACCTTCCGGGTGTGGCAAGACCACGCTGCTGCGGCTGATGGGGGCGCAATTGCGTCCTTCCAGCGGCGAAGTCTGGGTCAACGGTCAGAACCTGCCGAATCTGTCGCGCAGTGATCTGTTCGATGCGCGCAAGCACATGGGTGTGCTGTTCCAGAGCGGCGCCCTGTTTACCGACCTCGATGTCTTCGAGAACGTGGCTTTTCCCCTGCGCGTTCATACCCAGTTGCCGGAAGAAATGATCCGCGACATCGTCCTGCTCAAGTTGCAGGCGGTGGGCTTGCGTGGCGCCATCGACCTGATGCCCGACGAGTTGTCAGGCGGCATGAAGCGTCGTGTCGCGCTGGCGCGGGCCATTGCCCTCGACCCGCAGATCCTCATGTATGACGAGCCCTTTGTCGGCCAGGACCCTATCGCCATGGGCGTGCTGGTGCGCCTGATCCGCCTGCTCAACGATGCGCTGGGCATCACCAGTATCGTGGTGTCCCACGATCTGGCCGAGACAGCGAGCATTGCCGATTACATTTATGTAGTGGGCGATGGGCAGGTATTGGGGCAGGGCACGCCGGACGAGTTGATGAACTCGGAGGAGCCGCGTATCCGTCAATTCATGACGGGTGATCCCGACGGTCCGGTTGCGTACCACTTTCCAGCGACGGATTACCGCGCAGATCTTCTGGGGAAGCGTTGA
- the mlaE gene encoding lipid asymmetry maintenance ABC transporter permease subunit MlaE produces the protein MRKISLIEKVRRFGEGAIDAIAVFGRATLFLFHALIGRGGIGGGFGLLVKQLHSVGVMSLVIIVVSGVFIGMVLALQGFNILSSYGSEQAVGQMVALTLLRELGPVVTALLFAGRAGSALTAEIGNMKSTEQLSSLEMIGVDPLKYIIAPRLWAGFISLPVLAMIFSVVGIWGGSWVAVDWLGVYDGSYWANMQNSVTFNGDVLNGIIKSIAFAFVVTWIAVFQGYDCEPTSEGISRATTKTVVYASLAVLGLDFILTALMFGDF, from the coding sequence ATGCGCAAGATTTCACTGATAGAAAAGGTGCGTCGCTTCGGCGAAGGGGCTATCGATGCCATTGCCGTGTTCGGCCGCGCGACACTGTTCCTGTTTCATGCCCTGATCGGCCGTGGCGGCATTGGCGGCGGCTTCGGCTTGCTGGTCAAACAGTTGCATTCGGTGGGCGTGATGTCCCTGGTGATCATTGTGGTCTCCGGGGTGTTCATCGGCATGGTGCTGGCGCTGCAGGGGTTCAACATCCTCTCCAGCTACGGTTCGGAGCAGGCGGTCGGCCAGATGGTTGCGCTGACGCTGCTGCGTGAACTGGGCCCGGTCGTGACGGCCTTGCTGTTTGCCGGGCGCGCCGGTTCGGCGCTGACCGCCGAAATCGGCAACATGAAGTCCACCGAGCAGTTGTCCAGTCTGGAAATGATTGGCGTCGACCCGCTCAAGTACATCATTGCCCCACGCCTGTGGGCCGGCTTCATTTCCCTGCCGGTGCTGGCGATGATTTTCAGCGTCGTCGGGATCTGGGGTGGTTCCTGGGTAGCTGTCGACTGGCTGGGGGTCTATGACGGCTCTTACTGGGCGAACATGCAAAACAGCGTGACGTTCAATGGCGATGTGCTCAACGGCATCATCAAAAGCATTGCTTTCGCCTTTGTCGTGACCTGGATCGCCGTATTCCAAGGCTATGACTGTGAGCCCACTTCCGAGGGGATCAGCCGTGCCACTACCAAGACCGTGGTATATGCCTCTTTGGCAGTACTCGGCCTGGACTTTATTCTGACTGCCTTGATGTTTGGAGATTTCTGA
- the mlaD gene encoding outer membrane lipid asymmetry maintenance protein MlaD, with product MQNRTLEIGVGLFLLAGILALLLLALRVSGLSPSATTDTYKLYAYFDNIAGLTVRAKVTMAGVTIGKVTAIDLDRDSFTGRVTMQLEKRVDNLPTDSTASILTAGLLGEKYIGISVGGEQALLKDGGTIHDTQSSLVLEDLIGKFLLNTVSKDAK from the coding sequence ATGCAAAACCGCACCCTGGAAATCGGTGTAGGCCTTTTCTTGCTGGCTGGCATCCTGGCTTTGCTGTTGCTTGCGTTGCGGGTCAGTGGCCTGTCTCCGAGCGCAACGACCGATACGTATAAACTTTACGCTTACTTCGACAATATCGCCGGTTTGACTGTCAGAGCCAAAGTGACCATGGCCGGTGTGACCATCGGCAAGGTCACGGCGATCGATCTGGACCGCGACAGTTTCACTGGCCGGGTGACGATGCAACTGGAAAAACGCGTAGATAATCTGCCGACTGACTCCACTGCATCTATCCTGACGGCTGGCCTGTTGGGCGAGAAATACATCGGTATCAGCGTGGGTGGCGAACAAGCCTTGCTCAAGGATGGTGGAACCATCCATGACACCCAGTCGTCGCTGGTGCTCGAGGACCTGATCGGTAAATTCCTGCTCAATACCGTTAGCAAAGACGCCAAATAA
- a CDS encoding phospholipid-binding protein MlaC, translated as MISTLRRGLLVLLATLPLMGNAVADTSAHALVQDTTNRLLADLAANKEKYKHDPQDFYTALNTIVGPVVDAEGISKSIMTVKYSRKATPAQMQTFQENFKKGLFQFYGNALLEYNNQGIVVDPAKDESGDRTSVGMTVKGSNGAVYPVSYTLEKINGEWKLRNVVINGINIGKLFRDQFADAMQRNGNDLDKTINGWAGEVAKAKQATEEKQAQ; from the coding sequence ATGATTTCTACCTTGCGACGTGGCCTGCTGGTACTGCTCGCAACATTGCCGCTGATGGGCAACGCCGTGGCGGATACGTCCGCGCACGCGCTCGTGCAGGACACTACCAATCGGCTGCTGGCCGATCTGGCGGCCAATAAAGAGAAGTACAAGCACGATCCGCAAGACTTCTATACGGCGTTGAACACTATCGTCGGGCCTGTCGTGGATGCCGAGGGCATTTCCAAAAGCATCATGACGGTCAAGTACTCGCGCAAAGCCACGCCAGCGCAAATGCAGACCTTTCAGGAAAACTTCAAGAAGGGTCTGTTCCAGTTTTATGGCAACGCGTTGCTTGAGTACAACAACCAGGGCATCGTCGTTGATCCTGCCAAGGATGAGTCAGGCGACCGCACCAGCGTTGGCATGACAGTCAAGGGCAGCAACGGCGCGGTTTATCCGGTTTCCTACACCCTTGAGAAAATCAACGGCGAGTGGAAACTGCGCAACGTGGTCATCAACGGCATCAACATCGGCAAGCTGTTCCGTGACCAGTTCGCTGACGCGATGCAGCGCAATGGCAACGATCTGGACAAGACCATCAATGGTTGGGCCGGTGAAGTCGCCAAAGCCAAGCAAGCCACTGAAGAGAAACAGGCCCAATGA
- a CDS encoding lipid asymmetry maintenance protein MlaB, with translation MSESAVRMNETGELLLSGVLDYRSGPGLRKQGQALIKSSKAAALVVDCSAVEKSSSVGLSLLLCFIRDAQAAGKALSIRAMPEDMREIAQVSELTELLAHP, from the coding sequence ATGAGTGAGTCGGCTGTTCGCATGAACGAAACCGGCGAGCTGCTGCTCAGTGGCGTGCTGGATTACCGCAGTGGCCCGGGCCTGCGCAAGCAGGGCCAGGCGCTGATCAAGTCGAGCAAGGCTGCCGCACTGGTAGTCGACTGCTCGGCAGTGGAGAAGTCCAGCAGCGTCGGCTTGTCGCTGTTGCTGTGCTTCATACGCGATGCCCAGGCGGCCGGCAAGGCCCTGAGCATCCGCGCAATGCCCGAAGACATGCGCGAAATCGCTCAGGTCAGCGAACTGACCGAGCTGTTGGCGCACCCCTGA
- a CDS encoding BolA family protein yields the protein MQAVEVKSFLEGKLPDTKVEVEGEGCNFQLNVISDELAALSPVKRQQQIYAHLNPWITDGSIHAVTMKFFSSAAWAERT from the coding sequence ATGCAGGCCGTAGAAGTTAAGAGCTTCCTTGAGGGAAAGCTGCCAGATACGAAGGTAGAAGTTGAAGGCGAAGGCTGCAACTTTCAGCTGAACGTGATTAGCGATGAACTGGCGGCGTTGAGCCCGGTGAAGCGTCAGCAGCAGATCTATGCGCATTTGAACCCGTGGATCACCGATGGCAGCATCCATGCGGTCACTATGAAATTTTTCAGCAGCGCGGCCTGGGCCGAGCGCACCTGA
- the murA gene encoding UDP-N-acetylglucosamine 1-carboxyvinyltransferase: MDKLIITGGVRLDGEIRISGAKNSALPILAATLLCDGPVTVANLPHLHDITTMIELFGRMGIEPVIDEKLSVEIDPRTIKTLIAPYELVKTMRASILVLGPMVARFGEAEVALPGGCAIGSRPVDLHIRGLEAMGAIIDVEGGYIKAKAPEGGLRGANFFFDTVSVTGTENIMMAAALAKGRSVLQNAAREPEVIDLANFLIAMGAKISGAGTDTITIDGVERLHPATYKVMPDRIETGTYLVAAAVTGGRVKVKDTDPTILEAVLEKLREAGAEITCGEDWIELNMHGKRPKAVNVRTAPYPAFPTDMQAQFISLNAIAEGTGAVIETIFENRFMHVYELHRMGAKIQVEGNTAIVTGTEVLKGAPVMATDLRASASLVISALIAEGDTLIDRIYHIDRGYECIEEKLQMLGAKIRRVPG, encoded by the coding sequence ATGGATAAACTGATTATTACCGGCGGCGTTCGTCTTGATGGCGAAATCCGCATCTCCGGGGCAAAAAACTCTGCCCTGCCGATTCTGGCTGCAACCCTGCTGTGCGATGGCCCGGTGACCGTGGCCAACCTGCCACACCTGCACGACATCACCACCATGATCGAGCTGTTCGGTCGCATGGGCATCGAGCCGGTGATCGACGAGAAGCTCAGCGTCGAAATCGACCCGCGCACCATCAAGACCCTGATCGCTCCGTACGAACTGGTGAAAACCATGCGTGCGTCGATCCTGGTGCTGGGCCCGATGGTTGCCCGTTTCGGTGAAGCCGAAGTCGCGCTGCCTGGCGGTTGCGCCATCGGTTCGCGTCCGGTTGACCTGCACATCCGTGGCCTCGAAGCCATGGGCGCGATCATCGACGTCGAAGGCGGCTACATCAAGGCCAAGGCGCCGGAAGGCGGCCTGCGCGGTGCGAACTTCTTCTTCGACACCGTCAGCGTAACCGGCACCGAAAACATCATGATGGCCGCGGCTCTGGCCAAGGGCCGCAGCGTGTTGCAAAACGCCGCTCGCGAACCTGAAGTCATCGATCTGGCGAACTTCCTGATCGCCATGGGCGCCAAGATCAGCGGCGCCGGCACCGACACCATCACCATCGATGGCGTCGAGCGTCTGCACCCGGCCACTTACAAAGTGATGCCGGACCGTATCGAGACCGGCACCTACCTGGTTGCTGCTGCCGTGACCGGCGGCCGTGTGAAGGTCAAGGACACCGATCCGACCATCCTCGAAGCCGTTCTGGAAAAGCTTCGCGAAGCCGGCGCCGAAATCACCTGCGGCGAAGACTGGATCGAGCTGAACATGCACGGCAAGCGGCCCAAAGCCGTCAACGTGCGGACCGCTCCGTACCCGGCATTCCCGACCGACATGCAGGCGCAGTTCATCTCGCTCAACGCCATTGCCGAAGGCACCGGTGCCGTGATCGAGACGATCTTCGAAAACCGCTTCATGCACGTCTATGAGCTGCACCGCATGGGCGCCAAGATCCAGGTCGAAGGCAACACTGCCATCGTTACCGGCACCGAAGTCCTCAAGGGCGCGCCTGTCATGGCGACCGACCTGCGGGCTTCTGCCAGCCTGGTGATTTCGGCCCTGATCGCCGAAGGCGACACCCTGATCGACCGCATCTACCACATAGACCGTGGTTACGAGTGCATCGAAGAGAAACTGCAGATGCTCGGCGCCAAGATCCGCCGCGTACCGGGCTAG
- the hisG gene encoding ATP phosphoribosyltransferase — protein sequence MLTIALSKGRILDDTLPLLAEAGIVPTENPDKSRKLIIPTTQPDVRLLIVRATDVPTYVEHGAADLGVAGKDVLMEYGGQGLYEPLDLRIALCKLMTAGKVGAVEPKGRLRVATKFVNVAKRYYAEQGRQVDIIKLYGSMELAPLIGLADKIIDVVDTGNTLRANGLEPQDFIADISSRLIVNKASMKMQHARIQALIDTLRKAVESRHRG from the coding sequence ATGTTGACCATCGCACTGTCCAAGGGCCGCATCCTTGACGACACCCTGCCGCTTCTGGCTGAAGCGGGCATCGTGCCGACCGAGAATCCGGACAAGAGCCGCAAGCTGATCATCCCCACGACCCAGCCCGACGTACGTCTGCTGATCGTGCGCGCCACCGACGTGCCGACTTACGTCGAACATGGTGCCGCGGACCTGGGCGTCGCCGGTAAAGATGTGCTGATGGAATATGGCGGCCAGGGTCTCTACGAGCCATTGGACCTGCGAATTGCCCTGTGCAAGCTGATGACGGCCGGCAAGGTCGGCGCCGTCGAGCCCAAGGGCCGTCTGCGTGTCGCCACCAAATTCGTCAATGTTGCCAAGCGTTACTACGCCGAGCAGGGCCGTCAGGTCGATATCATCAAGCTCTATGGCTCGATGGAGCTGGCGCCGCTGATCGGTCTGGCGGACAAGATCATTGACGTGGTCGACACCGGCAACACGCTGCGGGCCAATGGCCTGGAGCCACAGGATTTCATCGCTGACATCAGCTCCCGGCTGATCGTCAACAAAGCGTCCATGAAAATGCAGCACGCCCGTATCCAGGCGTTGATCGACACCCTGCGCAAGGCAGTGGAGTCTCGACACCGCGGCTGA
- the hisD gene encoding histidinol dehydrogenase codes for MTAPTAIRRLNAADPDFAHHLDHLLSWESVSDDSVNQRVLDIIKAVRERGDAALVEFTQKFDGLQVASMADLILPRERLELALTRITAPQREALEKAAARVRSYHEKQKQDSWSYTEADGTVLGQKVTPLDRAGLYVPGGKASYPSSVLMNAIPAKVAGVTEVVMVVPTPRGEINELVLAAACIAGVDRVFTIGGAQAVAALAYGTESVPKVDKVVGPGNIYVATAKRHVFGQVGIDMIAGPSEILVVCDGQTDPDWIAMDLFSQAEHDEDAQAILVSPDAEFLDKVAASISKLMPTMERAAIIETSINGRGALIKVRDMEQAIEVANRIAPEHLELSVADPQAWLPKIRHAGAIFMGRHTSEALGDYCAGPNHVLPTSGTARFSSPLGVYDFQKRSSIIFCSEQGASELGKTASVLARGESLTAHARSAEYRIVDEDSLQGQGN; via the coding sequence ATGACCGCACCGACTGCAATTCGCCGACTCAACGCTGCTGACCCGGATTTCGCGCATCATCTGGATCATCTGCTGAGCTGGGAAAGTGTGTCTGACGACTCGGTCAATCAGCGGGTGCTGGACATCATCAAAGCCGTGCGCGAACGTGGCGATGCGGCGTTGGTGGAGTTCACCCAGAAGTTCGACGGTCTGCAAGTCGCCTCCATGGCCGACCTGATCCTGCCGCGCGAACGCCTGGAACTGGCCCTGACCCGGATCACCGCGCCCCAGCGCGAAGCCCTTGAGAAAGCCGCCGCTCGGGTGCGCAGCTACCACGAAAAACAGAAGCAGGACTCCTGGAGCTACACCGAAGCTGACGGCACGGTGCTGGGCCAGAAAGTCACGCCGCTGGACCGCGCCGGTCTGTACGTACCGGGTGGCAAGGCGTCTTACCCCTCGTCGGTATTGATGAACGCGATTCCGGCCAAGGTGGCGGGTGTGACCGAGGTGGTCATGGTCGTGCCGACGCCACGCGGTGAAATCAACGAGCTGGTACTGGCCGCCGCCTGCATCGCTGGCGTGGATCGCGTGTTCACCATCGGCGGCGCACAAGCCGTTGCTGCACTGGCTTACGGCACCGAAAGCGTTCCGAAGGTCGATAAAGTGGTCGGGCCGGGCAACATCTATGTCGCCACCGCCAAACGTCATGTATTCGGCCAGGTCGGTATTGATATGATTGCCGGCCCGTCGGAAATTCTGGTGGTGTGCGATGGCCAGACCGATCCGGACTGGATCGCCATGGACCTGTTCTCCCAGGCCGAGCACGACGAAGACGCGCAAGCGATTCTGGTCAGTCCCGACGCCGAATTTCTCGACAAGGTTGCCGCCAGCATCAGCAAACTGATGCCGACCATGGAACGCGCCGCCATCATCGAAACCTCGATCAATGGTCGTGGTGCGCTGATCAAGGTCCGCGACATGGAGCAGGCCATCGAAGTCGCCAACCGCATCGCCCCGGAACACCTGGAGTTGTCGGTTGCCGATCCGCAAGCCTGGTTGCCGAAGATCCGCCACGCCGGTGCGATCTTCATGGGGCGTCACACTTCTGAGGCACTGGGCGATTACTGCGCAGGGCCGAACCACGTATTGCCGACCTCCGGTACTGCGCGCTTCTCTTCGCCGCTGGGTGTCTATGACTTCCAGAAACGCTCGTCGATCATCTTCTGCTCCGAGCAGGGCGCTTCCGAACTGGGCAAGACCGCATCCGTGCTGGCCCGTGGCGAGTCGCTGACCGCGCACGCCCGTAGCGCCGAATACCGCATCGTTGACGAAGACTCTCTACAAGGGCAGGGCAACTGA
- the hisC gene encoding histidinol-phosphate transaminase, translated as MSKFWSSFVKDLVPYVPGEQPKLAKLVKLNTNENPYGPSPKALAAMQTELNDNLRLYPDPNSDRLKNAVATYYGVQSNQVFLGNGSDEVLAHIFHGLLQHDRPILFPDISYSFYPVYCGLYGIKFGAVPLDAQFQIDPADYAKPNGGIIFPNPNAPTGCLLALDAVEQILKASPDSVVVVDEAYIDFGGETAISLVDRYPNLLVTQTLSKSRSLAGLRVGLAVGHPELIEALERIKNSFNSYPLDRLANVGAAAAFEDREYFDKTCRLVIEHREKVVSQLEAKGFEVLPSAANFIFARHPQHDAAGLATKLREQGVIVRHFKQERIAQFLRISIGTPEQNQALIDGLGDL; from the coding sequence ATGAGTAAATTCTGGAGTTCGTTCGTCAAGGATCTGGTGCCTTACGTGCCGGGTGAGCAGCCGAAGCTGGCGAAACTGGTGAAGCTCAACACCAACGAAAACCCCTACGGCCCATCGCCCAAAGCCCTGGCAGCGATGCAGACCGAGCTGAACGATAATCTGCGCCTGTACCCGGACCCGAACAGTGACCGGCTGAAAAACGCCGTGGCCACCTATTACGGTGTGCAGAGCAATCAGGTGTTCCTCGGCAACGGTTCCGATGAAGTCCTGGCGCACATCTTTCACGGCTTGCTGCAACACGACCGTCCGATCCTGTTCCCGGACATCAGCTACAGCTTTTATCCGGTGTATTGCGGGTTGTACGGCATCAAGTTCGGCGCGGTGCCACTGGATGCGCAGTTCCAGATCGACCCGGCGGACTACGCCAAGCCCAACGGCGGGATCATTTTCCCCAACCCCAACGCTCCCACCGGTTGCCTGCTGGCGCTGGATGCCGTCGAGCAAATTCTCAAGGCCAGCCCGGACTCGGTGGTGGTCGTGGATGAGGCGTACATCGACTTTGGCGGCGAGACGGCGATCAGCCTGGTGGACCGTTATCCGAACTTGCTGGTGACCCAGACCCTGTCCAAGTCTCGTTCGTTGGCGGGCCTGCGGGTTGGTTTGGCGGTGGGGCATCCAGAACTGATCGAGGCGCTGGAGCGGATCAAGAACAGCTTCAACTCCTATCCGCTGGACCGTCTGGCGAACGTGGGGGCTGCGGCGGCGTTCGAGGATCGCGAGTACTTCGACAAGACGTGCCGTCTGGTCATCGAACATCGTGAGAAGGTAGTGTCGCAGCTGGAGGCGAAGGGGTTTGAAGTGTTGCCGTCGGCGGCGAACTTCATCTTCGCCCGTCACCCACAGCACGATGCGGCCGGGCTGGCGACGAAGTTGCGAGAGCAGGGCGTGATTGTCCGCCACTTCAAACAGGAACGGATTGCTCAGTTCCTGCGGATTTCGATTGGCACACCTGAGCAGAATCAGGCGCTGATCGACGGCCTGGGCGACCTCTAG
- the algW gene encoding Do family serine endopeptidase AlgW, producing MLKALRFSGWPLLAGVLIALLIIQRYPQWVGLPSLDVNLQQAPQTTSVQQGPVSYADAVVIAAPAVVNLYTTKVINKTSHPLFEDPQFRRFFGDNSPKQKRMESSLGSGVIMSPEGYILTNNHVTTGADQIVVALKDGRETLARVIGSDPETDLAVLKIDLKNLPSITIGRSDNIRIGDVALAIGNPFGVGQTVTMGIISATGRNQLGLNNYEDFIQTDAAINPGNSGGALVDANGNLTGINTAIFSKSGGSQGIGFAIPIKLATEVMKSIIEHGQVIRGWLGIEVQPLTQELAESFGLSGRPGIVVAGIFRDGPAQKAGLQLGDVILSIDGEPAGDGRRSMNQVARIKPTDKVAIQVMRNGKEIKLTAEVGLRPPPAPVKEEE from the coding sequence ATGCTCAAGGCGCTGCGTTTTTCCGGCTGGCCGTTGTTGGCCGGCGTGCTTATCGCTCTGTTGATAATCCAGCGTTACCCACAATGGGTCGGGCTGCCAAGCCTTGACGTCAACCTGCAGCAAGCGCCACAAACCACCAGCGTGCAACAGGGACCGGTGTCGTACGCCGATGCCGTGGTCATTGCGGCGCCAGCGGTGGTCAATCTGTACACCACCAAGGTCATCAACAAGACCAGCCATCCGCTGTTCGAGGACCCGCAGTTCCGGCGCTTCTTCGGTGACAACTCGCCCAAGCAGAAGCGCATGGAATCGAGCCTCGGCTCCGGCGTGATCATGAGCCCCGAAGGCTACATTCTGACCAACAACCACGTGACCACCGGCGCCGACCAGATAGTTGTAGCGCTCAAGGACGGACGTGAAACCCTGGCCCGAGTGATCGGCAGCGACCCGGAAACCGATCTCGCGGTGTTGAAGATCGACCTGAAAAACCTGCCGTCGATCACCATCGGTCGCTCCGACAACATCCGCATCGGCGATGTCGCGCTGGCCATCGGCAACCCGTTCGGGGTCGGCCAGACCGTGACCATGGGCATCATCAGCGCCACCGGGCGTAATCAGCTGGGCCTGAACAACTACGAAGACTTCATCCAGACCGACGCCGCGATCAACCCCGGCAACTCCGGCGGCGCGCTGGTGGATGCCAACGGCAATCTGACCGGCATCAACACGGCGATTTTCTCCAAGTCCGGTGGTTCTCAGGGCATTGGTTTCGCGATCCCGATCAAGCTGGCCACGGAGGTGATGAAGTCAATCATTGAACACGGCCAGGTGATTCGCGGCTGGCTCGGTATCGAAGTGCAGCCGTTGACCCAGGAACTGGCGGAATCGTTTGGCCTGTCCGGGCGTCCGGGCATTGTCGTGGCGGGGATTTTCCGCGACGGTCCGGCGCAGAAGGCCGGCCTGCAACTGGGTGACGTGATTCTGAGTATTGACGGCGAACCGGCCGGCGATGGCCGCCGCTCGATGAACCAGGTGGCGCGGATCAAGCCGACGGACAAGGTGGCGATTCAGGTGATGCGCAACGGCAAGGAAATCAAGCTGACCGCAGAAGTGGGCCTGCGTCCACCGCCGGCGCCGGTGAAAGAAGAAGAGTAA
- a CDS encoding Nif3-like dinuclear metal center hexameric protein — protein MAVALNTLVEEADRYLASAKIADYCPNGLQVEGRPQVMRIVSGVTASQALLDAAVEAKADLVLVHHGYFWKGENPCITGMKQRRLKTLLKHDISLLSYHLPLDLHPEVGNNVQLARQLDITVEGPLDPDNLKVVGLVGSLAEPMSPRDFARRVQEVMGREPLLIEGSEMIRRIGWCTGGGQGYIDQAVLAGVDLYLSGEASEQTFHSARENDISFIAAGHHATERYGVQALGDYLARRFALEHIFIDCPNPI, from the coding sequence ATGGCCGTTGCCCTGAACACCCTGGTCGAAGAAGCGGACCGCTACCTGGCCAGTGCAAAGATTGCCGATTATTGCCCAAACGGCTTGCAGGTCGAGGGCCGTCCGCAGGTCATGCGCATCGTCAGCGGCGTCACCGCCAGCCAGGCCCTGCTCGATGCTGCCGTGGAAGCCAAGGCCGATCTGGTGCTGGTGCATCACGGCTATTTCTGGAAAGGCGAGAACCCGTGCATCACCGGCATGAAACAGCGCCGATTGAAGACCTTGCTCAAGCACGACATCAGCCTGTTGTCCTATCACTTGCCGCTGGACCTGCACCCGGAGGTTGGCAATAACGTGCAGCTCGCTCGGCAACTGGACATCACTGTCGAAGGTCCGCTGGATCCGGATAACCTGAAAGTCGTCGGTCTGGTCGGTTCCCTGGCTGAGCCGATGAGCCCGCGTGATTTCGCCCGGCGTGTGCAGGAAGTCATGGGCCGCGAACCGTTGCTGATCGAAGGCAGCGAGATGATTCGCCGAATCGGCTGGTGCACCGGCGGCGGTCAGGGTTACATCGACCAGGCGGTGTTGGCAGGGGTTGATCTGTACCTCAGCGGCGAAGCGTCCGAGCAGACGTTCCACAGCGCCCGGGAAAACGACATCAGCTTCATCGCCGCCGGCCATCACGCCACCGAGCGCTATGGTGTGCAGGCGCTGGGGGATTACCTGGCGAGACGGTTTGCCCTCGAACACATCTTCATTGATTGCCCGAATCCGATCTGA
- the cysD gene encoding sulfate adenylyltransferase subunit CysD yields the protein MVDKLTHLKQLEAESIHIIREVAAEFDNPVMLYSIGKDSAVMLHLARKAFFPGKLPFPVMHVDTQWKFQEMYKFRDRMVEELGLDLITHVNPDGVAQGINPFTHGSAKHTDIMKTEGLKQALDKYGFDAAFGGARRDEEKSRAKERVYSFRDSKHRWDPKNQRPELWNVYNGNVNKGESIRVFPLSNWTELDIWQYIYLEGIPIVPLYFAAERDVIEKNGTLIMIDDDRILEHLSDEDKARIVKKKVRFRTLGCYPLTGAVESEAESLTDIIQEMLLTRTSERQGRVIDHDGAGSMEEKKRQGYF from the coding sequence ATGGTCGACAAACTGACGCATCTGAAACAGCTGGAGGCGGAAAGCATCCACATCATCCGCGAGGTGGCCGCCGAGTTCGATAACCCGGTGATGCTGTACTCCATCGGTAAAGACTCCGCCGTGATGCTTCACCTGGCACGCAAGGCGTTCTTCCCCGGCAAGCTGCCATTTCCGGTGATGCACGTCGACACCCAGTGGAAATTCCAGGAAATGTACAAGTTCCGCGACCGCATGGTCGAAGAGCTGGGCCTGGACCTGATCACTCACGTCAACCCGGACGGCGTGGCGCAAGGGATCAACCCCTTCACCCACGGCAGTGCCAAGCACACCGACATCATGAAAACCGAAGGTCTGAAACAGGCGTTGGACAAGTACGGTTTCGATGCCGCTTTCGGCGGTGCCCGTCGCGATGAAGAGAAATCCCGCGCCAAAGAGCGCGTGTACTCGTTCCGCGACAGCAAGCACCGCTGGGACCCGAAAAACCAGCGCCCCGAGTTGTGGAACGTCTACAACGGCAACGTCAACAAGGGCGAGTCGATCCGTGTCTTCCCGCTGTCGAACTGGACCGAGCTGGACATCTGGCAATACATCTACCTGGAAGGCATCCCGATCGTGCCGCTGTACTTCGCCGCCGAACGTGACGTGATCGAGAAGAACGGCACGCTGATCATGATCGACGACGACCGTATCCTCGAACACCTGTCCGACGAAGACAAAGCGCGCATCGTCAAAAAGAAAGTGCGTTTCCGTACCCTTGGCTGCTACCCGTTGACGGGCGCGGTGGAGTCCGAGGCCGAAAGCCTGACGGACATCATTCAGGAAATGCTCCTGACGCGAACTTCCGAGCGCCAGGGCCGAGTCATCGATCACGATGGCGCCGGCTCCATGGAAGAAAAGAAACGTCAGGGTTATTTCTAA